One Candidatus Zixiibacteriota bacterium genomic window carries:
- a CDS encoding PhzF family phenazine biosynthesis protein, whose amino-acid sequence MPQHIVQVDSFTSTPFRGNPAAVCVMAGPREPEWMQAVAAEMNLSETAFVHPLDGGYALRWFTPTTEVPLCGHATLAAAHVLWSEHHLNPDRQIRFHTKSGLLVVTRQGELISMDFPALPVEACAPPPGLREALGLEARFVGRDKFHFLIETADEQAVRACAPDFTALARAAREGVTVTAAAGGEYDFVSRFFAPALGINEDPVTGTAHCALGPYWAGKLGKPTLAGYQASRRGGAVQVTVRGERVLLAGRAVTVLRGELAAAESPRHG is encoded by the coding sequence ATGCCCCAGCACATCGTACAGGTGGACAGCTTCACGAGCACGCCGTTTCGCGGCAACCCGGCCGCGGTGTGCGTGATGGCGGGCCCGCGGGAGCCGGAGTGGATGCAGGCGGTGGCGGCCGAGATGAACCTCTCGGAGACGGCCTTCGTGCACCCGCTCGACGGCGGGTATGCGCTGCGCTGGTTCACGCCCACGACCGAGGTGCCGCTGTGCGGCCATGCGACGCTGGCGGCCGCCCACGTGCTGTGGAGCGAGCACCACCTCAATCCCGACCGGCAGATCCGGTTTCACACCAAGAGCGGCTTGCTCGTGGTCACCCGGCAGGGGGAGCTGATCAGCATGGATTTCCCGGCGCTGCCGGTGGAGGCGTGCGCGCCGCCGCCGGGGCTGCGCGAGGCCCTGGGGCTCGAGGCGCGCTTTGTCGGCCGCGACAAGTTCCATTTCCTGATTGAGACGGCCGATGAGCAAGCGGTGCGCGCCTGTGCGCCCGACTTCACCGCCCTGGCGCGGGCAGCGCGGGAAGGGGTGACGGTGACCGCCGCGGCCGGCGGGGAGTACGACTTCGTCTCGCGGTTTTTCGCGCCGGCCCTGGGGATCAACGAGGATCCGGTGACCGGGACGGCGCACTGCGCACTCGGTCCCTACTGGGCGGGGAAACTGGGCAAACCGACGCTGGCGGGTTACCAGGCCTCGCGGCGTGGGGGGGCGGTGCAGGTGACGGTGCGCGGCGAGCGCGTGCTCCTGGCGGGGCGGGCGGTGACCGTGCTGCGCGGGGAACTGGCGGCCGCCGAATCGCCGCGGCACGGGTGA